One region of Rana temporaria chromosome 9, aRanTem1.1, whole genome shotgun sequence genomic DNA includes:
- the MAN1B1 gene encoding endoplasmic reticulum mannosyl-oligosaccharide 1,2-alpha-mannosidase isoform X2: MYSPQRRDFMSVTLIQPEVPGGGYNNSKNWRRRSCWRKWKQLSRLQRSVILFLCALLAVCGVVSFSNLGEHWRSFTSQLDGTYEGQDLPGFHNVPPAGLLAPKEAEEPDLKLPKPPLQKNKRPNKRGPPILRPPPTKSQTLEDNEQRPAEVENNEPVISWRGAVIEPVQTTGPTPNKAPEATKPPAQDVVDQKEPVPISERQEAVIEAFQHAWKGYKEFAWGHDELKPISKAYSEWFGLGLTLIDALDTMWILGLKEEFQEARAWVATELTFDKNVDVNLFESTIRILGGLLSTYHLTQDPLFLDKAKDIGTRLLPAFNTPSKVPYSDVNIGKGTAHPPRWTSDSTVAEVTSVQLEFRELSRLTGDETFKKVVDHVTQHVHTLSGKREGLVPMFINTNSGQFSHLGVFTLGARADSYYEYLLKQWLQSGKKETTFLEDYMQAIEGVKKNLLRKSQPSGLTFVGELSHGHFSPKMDHLVCFLPGTLALGAHNGITSDHMETAVALMETCYQMYKQMDTGLSPEISHFFLHGSTGGKDIDVKTADRHNLLRPETVESLFYLYRFTGDTKYQDWGWEILQNFNKFTRVPSGGYTSINNVQNPINPEPRDKMESFFLGETLKYLFLLFSDDVDLLNLDKFVFNTEAHPLPIWTS; the protein is encoded by the exons ATGTACTCTCCGCAGCGCCGGGACTTTATGTCCGTCACCCTCATCCAGCCGGAGGTGCCCGGGGGAGGATACAACAACAGCAAGAACTGGAGGAGGAGGTCCTGCTGGAGG AAATGGAAACAGCTTTCCAGGCTGCAGCGCAGTgtcatcctcttcctgtgtgccctGCTGGCGGTTTGTGGCGTCGTCTCTTTCTCTAACCTGGGAGAGCACTGGAgaa GTTTTACCAGCCAGTTGGATGGGACTTATGAAGGCCAAGATCTACCCGGATTTCATAATGTACCGCCTGCAGGATTACTGGCACCCAAAGAAGCTGAGGAACCAGATCTCAAGCTACCAAAGCCCCCTCTGCAG AAAAATAAGAGACCAAACAAGCGCGGACCACCAATTTTACGTCCACCTCCTACAAAGAGCCAAACACTGGAAGATAATGAGCAGAGGCCGGCAGAGGTTGAAAACAATGAACCTGTCATCAG CTGGAGGGGAGCCGTGATTGAACCAGTCCAGACCACGGGACCGACTCCAAACAAAGCTCCGGAAGCCACTAAACCTCCTGCTCAAGACGTAGTAGATCAGAAGGAACCAG TTCCCATCAGTGAGCGCCAGGAGGCAGTGATCGAAGCATTCCAACATGCCTGGAAGGGTTACAAGGAGTTTGCGTGGGGTCATGACGAGCTGAAGCCGATCTCCAAGGCGTACAGTGAATGGTTTGGACTTGGGCTCACTCTCATAGACGCTCTTGACACCATGTGGATATTGGGCCTAAAAGAAG AGTTTCAGGAAGCCCGAGCGTGGGTGGCCACCGAGCTGACGTTTGATAAGAATGTTGATGTCAATCTGTTCGAGAGTACGATTCGGATTTTGGGAGGACTGCTGAGCACTTATCACTTGACCCAAGACCCTCTTTTCCTGGATAAAGCG AAAGACATTGGCACACGCCTTCTGCCAGCTTTCAACACCCCATCCAAGGTGCCTTACTCTGATGTGAACATTGGGAAAGGAACCGCCCATCCACCACGTTGGACCTCGGACAGCACAGTGGCTGAAGTCACCAGTGTccagctggagtttcgggagttgtCCCGACTGACAGGAGATGAAACATTTAAG AAAGTGGTGGACCATGTCACCCAGCATGTTCATACTCTCTCTGGAAAACGGGAAGGCCTGGTACCCATGTTTATTAACACAAACAGTGGGCAGTTCAGCCACCTTGGAGTCTTCACTTTGGGAGCCCGAGCTGACAGCTATTATGAGTACTTATTGAAGCAGTGGCTCCAGAGTGGGAAGAAGGAGACAAC GTTCTTGGAGGACTATATGCAGGCCATTGAGGGGGTTAAGAAGAATTTGCTCCGGAAGTCGCAGCCCAGTGGATTGACTTTTGTGGGTGAACTGTCTCATGGCCACTTCAGCCCAAAAATG GATCATCTGGTGTGTTTCCTTCCTGGTACTTTGGCATTAGGTGCCCACAACGGCATCACTAGTGATCACATGGAAACCGCTGTGGCCTTAATGGAGACCTGCTACCAGATGTACAAACAAATGGATACAGGCCTAAGCCCAGAGATCTCTCACTTCTTTCTGCATGGGTCAACAGGGGGAAAAGACATTGATGTCAAG acggCAGACCGGCACAACCTGCTAAGACCAGAAACGGTGGAAAGTCTCTTCTATCTCTATCGGTTTACTGGTGACACCAAATACCAGGACTGGGGCTGGGAAATTCTCCAGAACTTCAACAAGTTCACACGG GTTCCATCTGGTGGCTACACCTCCATCAACAATGTGCAAAATCCCATCAACCCTGAGCCCCGGGACAAGATGGAGAGTTTTTTCCTTGGGGAGACCCTCAAGTATTTGTTCCTTCTTTTCTCCGACGATGTGGATCTCTTGAACTTGGACAAGTTTGTCTTCAATACAGAAGCTCATCCCCTTCCAATCTGGACTTCCTAG
- the MAN1B1 gene encoding endoplasmic reticulum mannosyl-oligosaccharide 1,2-alpha-mannosidase isoform X1, with protein sequence MYSPQRRDFMSVTLIQPEVPGGGYNNSKNWRRRSCWRKWKQLSRLQRSVILFLCALLAVCGVVSFSNLGEHWRSFTSQLDGTYEGQDLPGFHNVPPAGLLAPKEAEEPDLKLPKPPLQKNKRPNKRGPPILRPPPTKSQTLEDNEQRPAEVENNEPVISWRGAVIEPVQTTGPTPNKAPEATKPPAQDVVDQKEPGRRKENCTSCTAPDVHRTMSFGKLTSKVPISERQEAVIEAFQHAWKGYKEFAWGHDELKPISKAYSEWFGLGLTLIDALDTMWILGLKEEFQEARAWVATELTFDKNVDVNLFESTIRILGGLLSTYHLTQDPLFLDKAKDIGTRLLPAFNTPSKVPYSDVNIGKGTAHPPRWTSDSTVAEVTSVQLEFRELSRLTGDETFKKVVDHVTQHVHTLSGKREGLVPMFINTNSGQFSHLGVFTLGARADSYYEYLLKQWLQSGKKETTFLEDYMQAIEGVKKNLLRKSQPSGLTFVGELSHGHFSPKMDHLVCFLPGTLALGAHNGITSDHMETAVALMETCYQMYKQMDTGLSPEISHFFLHGSTGGKDIDVKTADRHNLLRPETVESLFYLYRFTGDTKYQDWGWEILQNFNKFTRVPSGGYTSINNVQNPINPEPRDKMESFFLGETLKYLFLLFSDDVDLLNLDKFVFNTEAHPLPIWTS encoded by the exons ATGTACTCTCCGCAGCGCCGGGACTTTATGTCCGTCACCCTCATCCAGCCGGAGGTGCCCGGGGGAGGATACAACAACAGCAAGAACTGGAGGAGGAGGTCCTGCTGGAGG AAATGGAAACAGCTTTCCAGGCTGCAGCGCAGTgtcatcctcttcctgtgtgccctGCTGGCGGTTTGTGGCGTCGTCTCTTTCTCTAACCTGGGAGAGCACTGGAgaa GTTTTACCAGCCAGTTGGATGGGACTTATGAAGGCCAAGATCTACCCGGATTTCATAATGTACCGCCTGCAGGATTACTGGCACCCAAAGAAGCTGAGGAACCAGATCTCAAGCTACCAAAGCCCCCTCTGCAG AAAAATAAGAGACCAAACAAGCGCGGACCACCAATTTTACGTCCACCTCCTACAAAGAGCCAAACACTGGAAGATAATGAGCAGAGGCCGGCAGAGGTTGAAAACAATGAACCTGTCATCAG CTGGAGGGGAGCCGTGATTGAACCAGTCCAGACCACGGGACCGACTCCAAACAAAGCTCCGGAAGCCACTAAACCTCCTGCTCAAGACGTAGTAGATCAGAAGGAACCAG gtcgaaggaaagaaaattgcaccaGTTGCACAGCTCCCGATGTACACAGGACAATGTCTTTTGGCAAACTGACTTCCAAAG TTCCCATCAGTGAGCGCCAGGAGGCAGTGATCGAAGCATTCCAACATGCCTGGAAGGGTTACAAGGAGTTTGCGTGGGGTCATGACGAGCTGAAGCCGATCTCCAAGGCGTACAGTGAATGGTTTGGACTTGGGCTCACTCTCATAGACGCTCTTGACACCATGTGGATATTGGGCCTAAAAGAAG AGTTTCAGGAAGCCCGAGCGTGGGTGGCCACCGAGCTGACGTTTGATAAGAATGTTGATGTCAATCTGTTCGAGAGTACGATTCGGATTTTGGGAGGACTGCTGAGCACTTATCACTTGACCCAAGACCCTCTTTTCCTGGATAAAGCG AAAGACATTGGCACACGCCTTCTGCCAGCTTTCAACACCCCATCCAAGGTGCCTTACTCTGATGTGAACATTGGGAAAGGAACCGCCCATCCACCACGTTGGACCTCGGACAGCACAGTGGCTGAAGTCACCAGTGTccagctggagtttcgggagttgtCCCGACTGACAGGAGATGAAACATTTAAG AAAGTGGTGGACCATGTCACCCAGCATGTTCATACTCTCTCTGGAAAACGGGAAGGCCTGGTACCCATGTTTATTAACACAAACAGTGGGCAGTTCAGCCACCTTGGAGTCTTCACTTTGGGAGCCCGAGCTGACAGCTATTATGAGTACTTATTGAAGCAGTGGCTCCAGAGTGGGAAGAAGGAGACAAC GTTCTTGGAGGACTATATGCAGGCCATTGAGGGGGTTAAGAAGAATTTGCTCCGGAAGTCGCAGCCCAGTGGATTGACTTTTGTGGGTGAACTGTCTCATGGCCACTTCAGCCCAAAAATG GATCATCTGGTGTGTTTCCTTCCTGGTACTTTGGCATTAGGTGCCCACAACGGCATCACTAGTGATCACATGGAAACCGCTGTGGCCTTAATGGAGACCTGCTACCAGATGTACAAACAAATGGATACAGGCCTAAGCCCAGAGATCTCTCACTTCTTTCTGCATGGGTCAACAGGGGGAAAAGACATTGATGTCAAG acggCAGACCGGCACAACCTGCTAAGACCAGAAACGGTGGAAAGTCTCTTCTATCTCTATCGGTTTACTGGTGACACCAAATACCAGGACTGGGGCTGGGAAATTCTCCAGAACTTCAACAAGTTCACACGG GTTCCATCTGGTGGCTACACCTCCATCAACAATGTGCAAAATCCCATCAACCCTGAGCCCCGGGACAAGATGGAGAGTTTTTTCCTTGGGGAGACCCTCAAGTATTTGTTCCTTCTTTTCTCCGACGATGTGGATCTCTTGAACTTGGACAAGTTTGTCTTCAATACAGAAGCTCATCCCCTTCCAATCTGGACTTCCTAG